A genomic segment from Hippoglossus stenolepis isolate QCI-W04-F060 chromosome 3, HSTE1.2, whole genome shotgun sequence encodes:
- the kif21b gene encoding kinesin-like protein KIF21B isoform X3 yields the protein MAGMGDCSVKVALRIRPQMAKEKIEGCHVCTMVTPGEPQVLLGKDKAFTYDFVFDIESEQHEIYQACVHRLIEGCFEGYNATVFAYGQTGSGKTYTMGTGFDVNLGQEDKGIISRAVHQLFEGIQNRRERSQEAGNQPPEFKVSAQFLELYNEEILDLFDGTRDAESRSRKSNIKIHEDSSGSIYTTGVTSRLVHSEEELLQCLKLGALSRTTASTQMNAQSSRSHAIFTIHLCQMRVCKEPQMNGEAENGEVNGVDSSPIAQPEFETLMAKFHFVDLAGSERLKRTGATGERAREGISINCGLLALGNVISALGDQTKKGGHVPYRDSKLSRLLQDSLGGNSRTVMIACVSPSDRDFMETLNTLKYANRARNIKNKVVVNQDKTSQQINALRAEIARLQLELMEYKAGKRVACEEGSEGFSDLYQENAMLQRENDTLRLRVKAMQETIDHLNTRVTHLLANEVSTMLNKSNGGNEEIGALIQKYIREVEEMRTKLLESEAMNESLRRQATRLSSRSTFPASTLSPATGHPPGSSPASRSMEAELTDVLRRAKVDIERLKKKERRQRRTSPEPEKGLKKRVKLHAHENGENGLNGQNGEIDSDDNYTEDIMSPLQEESGCDEDEGEEEEEGREEEDEFDSDESLVDSDSDSDEKANFQADLADLTCEIEIKQKLIDELENSQRRLLMLKLQYEEKLILLQNKIRDTQLERDRVLQNLMSMENYTEEKANRIKQEYEKRLKEMNRDLMKLQVAQKEHARLVKNQGRYERELKKLQVEVNDMKKAKVTLMKQMKEEQQRRRIMEAKRNREIAQLKKEQRRQEYQIRALESQKRQQEMVLRRKTQEVTALRRLAKPMSDRVAGRVARWNQGSLGTDSGAELSASTTASSSEPDTGRSVSGMVRQWNNKNNVLGYLGESEGSMDGTRVIGSRKKLQRKPALQAMNGTAGRTSSFSKSARQKWQTLERRIMDIVMQRMTISNMESEMDRLIKKREELTAQQEALSHKREVLMADGEGPEAEDRLLLEINEDIEVLNANIDYINDSLFDCQATIVQIEETKDELDSVDTSVVISSCSLAEARHLLDHFLKASIDKSLQVAQKESQIRLLEGQLRQTDVIGSSHNHVILDALREKAEYIPELQALIHNVQQENGYTSTDDEPSEFSQASDSSVSQIKESNSQEDFKTKRCTFLTQMEPRLSAQMKAVSAEHLGPTLDPSSGSKQHITKSLASLTDIQEDGLSLVTGSQGLSLSVRDPYHRERASRTISLPIRGHTFPRQSRGYDTSPITRRKSYDRSYRPTDGYTPPSSPPLRTRNDRNVFSRLTSNQTQGSALDKGVINPIGGVKGGRTAPLQCLSVAEGHSKPVLCVDATDELLFTGSKDRTCKMWNLVTGQEIATLKGHPNNVVSVKYCPSSGLVFSVSTSYIKVWDIRDSAKCVRTLTSSGQVVSGDACAGTTTRTITFAQGECQINQIALNPSGSVLYAATGNIVRMWDLNRLQAMGKLTGHIGSVMCLTVGQSLLGKDQVITGSKDHYVKVFDVTEGTLGNVGPAHNFEPPHYDGIECLAVQGDVLFSGSRDNGIKKWDLEHQELTQQIPNSHKDWVCALAYVPGRPMLLSGCRGGVLKVWNVDNFSPIGEVRGHESPINAICTNSRQIFTASSDCRVKLWTYVPGLTPCLPRRVLAIKGRATSLP from the exons GATTCGTCCTCAGATGGCCAAGGAGAAGATCGAGGGCTGCCACGTGTGCACAATGGTCACACCTGGAGAACCACAAGTCCTGCTGGGAAAGGACAAGGCCTTCACctatgactttgtgtttgacaTCGAATCGGAGCAGCACGAAATCTACCAGGCCTGTGTGCACAGGCTCATCGAGGGCTGCTTTGAGGGCTACAACGCCACCGTGTTTGCCTATGGTCAG aCGGGTTCGGGGAAGACGTACACCATGGGGACGGGCTTCGACGTGAACCTGGGTCAGGAGGACAAGGGCATCATCTCGCGTGCTGTTCACCAGCTGTTTGAGGGGATCCAGAACAGGAGGGAGCGCTCCCAGGAGGCCGGCAACCAGCCCCCCGAGTTTAAAGTCAGCGCCCAGTTCCTAGAG TTGTACAATGAAGAGATCCTGGACTTATTTGACGGAACCAGAGATGCAGAAAGTCGAAGCAGGAAGTCCAACATCAAGATCCACGAGGACAGCAGCGGCAGCATCTACACCACGGGAGTCACATCCAGACTGGTTCActcagaggaagag ctgctgcagtgtctgaAGCTCGGCGCCCTGTCCCGCACCACAGCCAGCACCCAGATGAACGCCCAGAGCTCCCGCTCGCACGCCATCTTCACCATCCACCTCTGTCAGATGAGGGTCTGCAAGGAGCCGCAAATG AATGGAGAAGCGGAGAACGGGGAGGTGAACGGCGTGGACTCCAGCCCCATCGCTCAGCCGGAGTTCGAGACACTGATGGCCAAGTTTCACTTTGTAGACCTGGCTGGTTCTGAGAGACTCAAACGCACGGGAGCCACAGGAGAGAGAGCCCGCGAGGGAATCTCTATTAACTGTGGACTG CTGGCCCTTGGAAATGTCATCAGTGCTTTGGGCGATCAGACCAAGAAGGGAGGTCACGTCCCCTACAGGGACTCCAAACTCAGTCGCCTGCTGCAGGATTCATTGGGAGGCAACAG tCGTACAGTGATGATCGCGTGCGTCAGTCCGTCGGACCGGGACTTCATGGAAACGCTGAACACACTGAAGTACGCCAACCGTGCCCGAAACATCAAGAACAAGGTGGTGGTGAACCAAGACAAGACCAGCCAGCAGATCAACGCCCTGCGTGCTGAGATCGCCCGACTGCAGTTGGAGCTGATGGAGTACAAGGCG GGGAAGCGTGTGGCGTGCGAGGAGGGTTCAGAGGGGTTCAGCGACCTGTATCAGGAGAACGCcatgctgcagagagaaaatgacacaCTGCGCCTCAGGGTGAAAGCCATGCAGGAGACCATAGACCACCTCAATACCCGAGTGACACACCTGCTGGCCAACGAGGTCAGCACCATGCTGAACAAGTCAA ATGGCGGCAATGAGGAGATCGGGGCTTTAATCCAGAAGTACATTCGAGAAGTTGAGGAAATGAG AACCAAGCTTCTCGAGAGCGAGGCCATGAATGAGTCGTTGCGACGGCAGGCGACCCGGCTCTCCTCCCGCTCAACGTTCCCTGCCTCCACTCTCAGCCCCGCCACGGGCCACCCCCCTGGCTCCTCCCCCGCCTCCAGGTCCATGGAGGCTGAGTTGACGGACGTGTTGCGCCGAGCCAAGGTGGACATCGAGAGGCTGAAGAAGAAGGAGCGAAGGCAGAGGAGGACGAG tccGGAGCCGGAGAAGGGTCTGAAGAAACGAGTGAAGCTCCACGCTCATGAGAATGGTGAAAACGGGCTCAATGGACAGAATGGAGAGATCGATTCAGACGACAATTACACTGAG gaCATCATGTCtccgctgcaggaggagagcggctgtgatgaagatgagggggaggaggaggaggagggcagggaggaggaggacgagttTGACAGCGACGAGAGCCTGGTGGATTCAGACTCGGACTCGGATGAGAAAG CTAACTTCCAGGCGGACCTGGCCGACCTGACCTGTGAGATCGAGATCAAGCAGAAGCTGATCGACGAGCTGGAGAACAGCCAGCGGAGGCTGCTGATGCTCAAGCTGCAGTACGAGGAGAAGCTGATCCTTCTGCAGAACAAGATCAGAGACACTCAGCTGGAGAGAGACCGTGTGCTGCAGAACCTCA TGTCCATGGAGAACTACACAGAGGAGAAGGCGAACCGGATCAAGCAGGAGTACGAGAAGCGTCTTAAGGAGATGAACCGTGACCTGATGAAGCTGCAAGTTGCTCAGAAGGAGCACGCACGTCTCGTCAAAAACCAGGGGAGGTATGAACGGGAGCTGAAGAAACTCCAAGTTGAGGTCAACGACATGAAGAAAGCCAAG GTGACTCTGATGAAGCagatgaaggaggagcagcagaggaggaggataatgGAGGCGAAGAGGAACCGTGAGATCGCCCAACTCAAGAAGGAGCAGCGACGCCAGGAG TACCAGATTCGGGCGCTGGAGTCTCAGAAGCGGCAGCAGGAGATGGTGCTGCGCAGGAAGACGCAGGAGGTGACGGCCCTGCGGCGCCTGGCCAAGCCCATGTCAGACCGCGTGGCCGGACGCGTGGCCCGCTGGAACCAGGGATCTCTGGGTACTGACTCTGGAGCTGAGCTATCAGCCAGCACCACGGCGAGCAGCTCCGAACCTGACACTGGGAGGTCGGTGAGCGGCATGGTGAGACAGTGGAACAACAAGAACAATGTGTTGGGATACctgggagagagcgagggaagcATGGATGGAACCAGGGTCATTGG cagcaggaagaagtTGCAGAGGAAGCCGGCCCTCCAGGCCATGAATGGAACAGCAGGCAgaaccagcagcttctccaaGTCAGCCCGTCAGAAGTGGCAAACCCTGGAACGTCGCATCATGGACATCGTCATGCAGAGGATGACCATCTCTAACATGGAGTCTGAGATGGATCGCCTTATCAAG AAGCGAGAGGAGCTGACGGCCCAGCAGGAAGCACTGTCACATAAAAGGGAGGTGCTAATGGCAGATGGGGAGGGACCAGAAGCAGAGGACCGCCTCCTACTGGAAATTAATGAGGACATCGAGGTGCTGAACGCCAACATAGACTACATCAATGACAGCCTGTTTGACTGCCAGGCCACCATTGTACAGATAGAGGAGACCAAG gatgAGCTGGACTCGGTAGACACCTCTGTGGTGATCAGCTCTTGTTCCTTGGCTGAGGCACGCCACCTGCTGGATCACTTCCTGAAGGCCTCAATTGACAAG AGTTTACAAGTGGCTCAGAAGGAGTCTCAGATCAGACTACTGGAGGGCCAattgagacagacagacgtgaTTGGCTCGTCCCACAATCACGTGATCCTTGATGCTCTGCGAGAAAAGGCCGAGTACATCCCTGAACTCCAGGCTCTCATCCACAATGTACAGCAGG AAAACGGTTATACCAGCACAGACGATGAGCCCTCTGAGTTCAGCCAAGCCTCTGACAGCAG tGTTTCTCAAATAAAAGAATCCAACAGCCAAGAGGATTTCAAGACAAAG CGATGCACATTTCTCACCCAGATGGAGCCCCGTCTGTCGGCTCAGATGAAGGCGGTGTCTGCAGAGCATTTGGGTCCCACGCTGGATCCCTCATCAGGCAGCAAGCAGCACATCACCAAATCCCTGGCCTCGCTCACCGACATCCAGGAGGACGGCCTGAGTCTGGTGACAGGGAGCCAGGGACTCAGCCTGTCTGTGCGAGACCCTTACCACAGGGAGAGGGCATCCCGCACCATCAGTCTGCCTATCAGGGGACACACCTT tcccAGGCAGTCTCGGGGCTATGACACTTCCCCGATAACAAGGAGGAAATCTTACGACCGCTCGTACAG GCCCACTGACGGctacacccccccctcctcccctcctctgagGACGAGGAACGACCGCAACGTCTTTTCAAGGCTCACCAGCAACCAAACCCAAGGTTCTGCCCTGGACAA GGGTGTGATCAATCCCATCGGTGGTGTGAAGGGAGGTCGGACGGCGCCCCTGCAATGTCTTTCTGTAGCCGAGGGCCATTCCAAGCCAGTGCTGTGTGTGGATGCTACAGATGAGCTGCTATTCACTGGATCGAAAG aTCGCACATGTAAGATGTGGAACCTGGTCACAGGTCAGGAGATCGCCACGCTCAAAGGCCACCCCAACAACGTGGTGTCGGTCAAATACTGTCCCTCCTCCGGTTTGgtcttctctgtctctacctcctACATCAAAGTGTGGGACATTCGTGACTCTGCCAAGTGTGTCCGCACGCTCAC TTCATCTGGGCAGGTGGTTTCAGGTGATGCGTGTGCTGGTACCACAACCCGCACAATAACGTTCGCCCAGGGGGAGTGCCAGATCAACCAGATAGCCCTAAACCCATCGGGGTCTGTGCTTTACGCTGCTACGGGGAACATTGTTCGCATGTGGGACCTCAACAG gttgcAAGCAATGGGAAAGCTGACAGGCCACATTGGCTCCGTCATGTGTCTGACAGTGGGACAGTCTCTGTTGGGAAAAGACCAAGTAATCACTGGCTCCAAAGATCATTACGTCAAG GTGTTTGATGTGACAGAGGGAACTCTGGGTAATGTTGGCCCAGCTCACAATTTTGAGCCGCCGCATTACGACGGCATCGAGTGTCTGGCTGTGCAGGGAGACGTGCTGTTCAGCGGGTCAAGAGATAACGGCATCAAGAAATGGGATCTGGAGCATCAGGAGCtcactcag